In one window of Chryseobacterium phocaeense DNA:
- a CDS encoding sensor histidine kinase, whose amino-acid sequence MVNYNEEDGLNNSYTYSLSQDASGFLWIGSDNGMFRFDGKEFKHFGSKNGLKNIDVLSCFPLSNGEVFIAPFLNDFAYFKNGKVINSDMNSEIKKIQFSYNPDYYIDGSSLYLHSTYSPDTIYIYNNGKVNRIPLATKKKSMAGYYAFGLNMADHILYLKGSNQNIIAYDVISRKKTFCNITADKGTFIIRKGNIFVFRNKRNINVYKLHNKTYFKKIKSYRVQENIGKHIVDNNYRLWLFLKSGGALYFKESLLENREFSRPVKMMENYIISDVLIDKDNNTWFSTRNNGLFFIADRFFKNYIHLPISNNTSHITVIGKNNDGIYLGYNEAKSGVYHNGKVTDLIFEKNIRIEHKAIFAEGNTVIFGLTSRLFQYDIKSKETHSLNNFVLKNIVPYTPGSVLLCTSEGLFAYNYGSRKYTDVLSKERIYTALPYARDSLFAGSFKDLYKVSTITKKKKLFLEGYYFTDLKKLGENLYAGATNLNGIILFDKNSIIRKINENTGLPTSQIKKIEVENKNIFWASTNYGLSRIELRGNDIKINNFTQTDGLPSNTVAGCVLSGDTVFVGTSKGLGILSARSLMEQKKFINKKVIINSVVIGGKEIFDIHQALTGQTPDNDITFNVSFPDFTSQGKISYRYRIEGLSNVWQTSSSQKISFYSLPPGNYTFTVFGIGYNGNRSYAPTKLYFEIRPKFWQTWWFKTMIISLGAAALFIAITLYFQKKRNKKLETLYYEKKIAELELQAIKAQINPHFIYNCLNSIQFLLYKKDYRETENYLEIFARMIRKTLHYSEKTFMPIKEESEYLSLYLDMEKLRLKDLFDYRIRISEKMDTNWIVPSLLIQPFVENAIKHGVAGLKGRKGKIEILFDHDGTSLCVTIEDNGVGIGSGRQAKADSFGVKLSQKRIETFRQLFETHILLEIYDLSEKEQRPGTQIKLYIKPYENQNTSMHH is encoded by the coding sequence ATGGTCAATTATAATGAAGAAGACGGCCTGAATAATTCATATACCTACTCGCTGAGTCAGGATGCTTCCGGTTTTCTCTGGATAGGAAGCGATAACGGAATGTTCCGGTTTGATGGGAAGGAATTCAAACATTTCGGCAGCAAAAACGGATTGAAAAACATTGATGTCCTTTCCTGTTTTCCCCTCTCCAACGGAGAAGTTTTCATTGCTCCTTTTCTGAATGATTTTGCCTACTTCAAAAATGGAAAGGTAATCAACTCAGATATGAACAGCGAAATTAAGAAAATACAGTTCTCTTATAATCCTGACTATTACATTGATGGAAGTTCTCTGTATTTACACTCCACCTACAGCCCTGACACCATTTATATCTACAACAACGGAAAAGTGAACAGAATTCCGCTGGCTACAAAAAAAAAATCTATGGCTGGTTATTATGCCTTTGGCCTGAACATGGCTGATCATATTCTTTATCTTAAAGGCAGCAATCAAAATATTATAGCCTATGACGTTATCAGCAGAAAGAAAACCTTCTGTAATATTACCGCTGATAAAGGTACTTTCATCATCAGAAAAGGTAATATTTTCGTGTTCAGAAATAAAAGAAATATTAATGTTTATAAGCTGCATAACAAGACTTATTTTAAAAAAATTAAAAGTTACCGGGTACAGGAAAATATAGGCAAACATATTGTTGATAATAATTACCGGCTCTGGCTGTTTCTGAAATCAGGCGGAGCACTTTACTTCAAAGAGTCGCTCCTGGAAAATAGAGAATTCTCAAGGCCTGTAAAAATGATGGAAAACTACATCATCAGTGATGTTTTGATAGATAAGGACAACAACACCTGGTTTTCTACCCGTAACAACGGACTTTTTTTCATTGCAGACCGTTTTTTCAAAAACTATATTCATCTCCCCATCAGTAATAATACCTCACACATTACGGTTATTGGCAAAAACAATGACGGGATATATCTTGGATACAATGAAGCTAAAAGCGGTGTCTATCACAACGGAAAAGTTACGGATCTCATTTTTGAAAAGAATATCAGAATAGAGCACAAAGCTATTTTTGCAGAAGGAAATACAGTTATATTCGGTCTTACGAGCAGGCTTTTTCAGTATGACATCAAATCCAAAGAGACACATTCTTTAAACAATTTTGTGTTGAAAAATATTGTTCCTTATACACCGGGATCTGTACTGCTCTGTACATCAGAAGGACTTTTTGCCTACAACTATGGTTCGAGAAAATATACGGATGTGCTCAGCAAAGAAAGGATCTATACTGCCCTTCCCTATGCCCGTGACAGCCTGTTTGCAGGAAGTTTTAAAGATCTGTATAAAGTGAGTACAATTACCAAAAAGAAAAAACTTTTCCTGGAGGGGTATTATTTCACAGATCTGAAAAAACTCGGAGAGAATTTATATGCCGGAGCAACTAATCTGAACGGGATCATTCTCTTTGATAAAAACTCAATTATCCGGAAAATCAACGAAAATACAGGCCTGCCCACCAGCCAGATCAAAAAAATAGAAGTTGAGAATAAAAATATCTTCTGGGCAAGCACCAATTATGGGCTCAGCAGAATAGAACTGAGAGGAAATGATATTAAAATCAATAATTTCACCCAAACAGACGGACTTCCTTCCAATACGGTAGCCGGCTGCGTACTGTCCGGTGATACTGTGTTTGTAGGTACATCAAAGGGACTTGGTATTCTTTCGGCCAGAAGCCTGATGGAACAAAAAAAATTTATTAACAAAAAAGTAATCATCAATTCTGTTGTGATCGGGGGTAAGGAGATTTTCGATATCCACCAGGCATTGACGGGACAAACACCCGATAATGATATTACGTTCAATGTAAGTTTCCCTGATTTTACTTCACAGGGAAAAATAAGTTACCGCTATAGAATTGAAGGGCTCAGTAATGTATGGCAGACCAGCAGTTCCCAGAAAATAAGTTTTTATTCCCTGCCTCCGGGAAACTATACTTTTACCGTTTTTGGAATTGGGTACAATGGGAATCGGTCTTATGCTCCTACTAAGCTTTATTTTGAAATCCGTCCGAAATTCTGGCAGACCTGGTGGTTTAAGACCATGATCATCAGTCTCGGCGCTGCAGCTCTATTTATAGCCATTACCCTGTATTTCCAGAAAAAAAGAAATAAAAAGCTGGAAACGCTTTATTATGAGAAAAAGATTGCCGAGCTGGAACTTCAGGCCATTAAAGCACAGATCAATCCCCATTTTATTTACAACTGTCTTAATTCCATACAGTTTCTCCTCTATAAAAAAGATTACCGGGAAACGGAAAATTATCTTGAAATATTTGCCCGGATGATCAGGAAAACCCTGCATTATTCTGAGAAAACATTTATGCCCATCAAAGAAGAGTCGGAATATCTGTCTTTATATCTGGATATGGAAAAACTCAGGTTAAAAGACCTGTTTGATTACCGCATCAGGATTTCTGAAAAGATGGATACAAACTGGATCGTGCCTTCCCTGCTGATACAGCCATTTGTAGAAAACGCCATCAAACATGGAGTGGCCGGCTTAAAGGGCAGAAAAGGAAAAATAGAGATATTATTTGACCATGACGGAACCTCCCTCTGCGTTACCATTGAAGACAACGGTGTAGGCATCGGCAGCGGAAGACAGGCAAAAGCAGATTCTTTCGGGGTAAAATTATCTCAGAAAAGAATTGAAACATTCAGGCAGCTTTTTGAGACTCATATACTATTAGAGATTTATGACCTTTCTGAAAAAGAGCAGAGGCCGGGAACTCAGATCAAACTTTATATAAAACCCTATGAAAACCAAAATACAAGCATGCATCATTGA
- a CDS encoding LytR/AlgR family response regulator transcription factor: protein MKTKIQACIIDDEQDGRDYIALLLENEFPEIQTVFQASSVEEAYIYLSKNSPDIIFLDVQLKDGTAFDLLSKFRELDSQIIFITAFEKFAIQAIKNSAADYLLKPINKMDFIIAINKVLEHIKKNKGSSGISLSDNKISLPTLQGFKLTNINDIIRCEADSSYTTFYLTDKTKIIVSKTLHDFEEHLIRYNFFRIHHKHLINLFHLKEYIKGKGGQVIMTDDSVLDVSVRKKNDFLARIDFIE, encoded by the coding sequence ATGAAAACCAAAATACAAGCATGCATCATTGATGACGAACAGGATGGAAGAGATTATATTGCTCTCCTCCTGGAAAATGAATTTCCTGAGATCCAAACTGTATTTCAGGCATCCAGTGTGGAAGAAGCGTATATCTATCTTTCCAAAAATTCACCGGACATTATCTTTCTGGATGTTCAGCTGAAAGACGGTACCGCCTTCGATCTGCTCTCAAAATTCAGGGAGCTGGATTCCCAGATTATTTTCATTACGGCATTTGAAAAATTTGCGATTCAGGCTATTAAAAACAGTGCGGCAGATTATCTGCTGAAGCCCATCAACAAAATGGATTTCATCATTGCCATCAATAAGGTCCTGGAACATATTAAAAAAAATAAAGGCTCTTCCGGTATTTCATTATCCGACAATAAAATCAGCCTGCCGACCCTTCAGGGTTTCAAACTGACCAATATTAATGACATCATCCGTTGTGAAGCGGATTCAAGCTATACTACTTTTTATCTGACAGATAAGACCAAAATTATTGTCTCCAAAACACTTCATGATTTTGAGGAACATCTTATCAGGTATAATTTTTTCAGGATTCATCACAAGCACCTGATCAATCTGTTCCATCTTAAAGAATATATCAAAGGAAAAGGCGGGCAGGTCATTATGACGGATGATTCCGTGCTTGACGTTTCCGTACGCAAGAAAAATGATTTCCTTGCCAGGATAGATTTTATAGAATAA